One window of the Granulicella arctica genome contains the following:
- a CDS encoding zinc-dependent alcohol dehydrogenase: MNAAVLYGKEDLRLERVAVPLAGPGELIIQVGAALTCGTDLKVYKRGYHAMMLKPPIPFGHELAGVVSEVGAGVTKFALGQRVVALNSAPCDVCYFCRQGQQNLCEDLTFNNGAYAEFIRIPERIVEKNTLVIPEHVPFEHAALTEPLACVVRGLEESGARAGDSMIVIGAGPIGLMLMHVAALAGVEVIAVVKRHDQIETAKLFGARQVMQVGLRDALDVIDAARALTPERRGADVVIEAVASPQTWHWAVGMVRKGGVVNFFGGPPSGTKVQLDTNRLHYGDITLKASFHHTPSTCRTAFELITSGRFKCAEAITGRVGLEAVPSVFRAMMTRGGAAGIHKPEIKTAIFPGGVR, encoded by the coding sequence ATGAACGCAGCTGTTTTATACGGGAAGGAAGACCTGCGACTTGAGCGAGTCGCAGTCCCTTTGGCGGGGCCGGGTGAGCTGATCATCCAGGTGGGAGCGGCGTTGACGTGCGGTACGGACCTGAAGGTCTACAAGCGCGGATATCACGCGATGATGTTGAAGCCGCCGATTCCGTTTGGGCATGAACTGGCGGGTGTGGTTTCCGAGGTTGGGGCGGGGGTGACGAAGTTTGCGTTGGGACAGCGTGTGGTGGCGCTGAACTCGGCTCCCTGCGATGTGTGCTATTTCTGCAGACAGGGGCAGCAGAACCTCTGTGAGGACCTTACGTTCAATAATGGAGCGTATGCGGAGTTTATTCGCATTCCGGAGCGGATTGTTGAGAAGAACACGCTGGTGATCCCGGAGCACGTGCCGTTTGAACACGCGGCGCTGACGGAGCCTCTGGCGTGCGTGGTGCGTGGACTTGAGGAGAGCGGGGCGCGGGCGGGCGACTCGATGATTGTGATCGGGGCGGGCCCGATCGGGTTGATGTTGATGCATGTCGCTGCGCTTGCGGGAGTCGAAGTAATTGCCGTCGTGAAACGGCACGACCAGATTGAGACGGCGAAGTTGTTTGGCGCGCGGCAGGTGATGCAGGTTGGATTGCGGGATGCGTTGGATGTGATCGATGCGGCGCGGGCGTTGACGCCGGAGCGGCGCGGGGCTGACGTGGTGATTGAGGCGGTCGCGAGTCCGCAGACGTGGCACTGGGCGGTGGGGATGGTCCGCAAGGGTGGCGTGGTGAACTTCTTTGGCGGGCCGCCGAGCGGGACGAAGGTGCAGTTGGACACGAACCGCCTGCATTACGGCGACATTACGCTGAAGGCTAGTTTTCATCACACCCCGTCTACCTGCCGGACGGCGTTCGAGCTGATTACGAGCGGGCGATTCAAATGTGCCGAGGCAATTACGGGACGAGTCGGACTGGAGGCGGTGCCTTCGGTCTTTCGGGCGATGATGACGCGGGGCGGAGCGGCTGGCATCCACAAGCCGGAGATCAAGACGGCGATCTTTCCGGGTGGTGTGCGATGA
- the hpnC gene encoding squalene synthase HpnC yields MSVATFNEHALGWDSLGDGPAEYRTPAERPSLEQAKVWCRELATSHYENFHVATFFLPKQVKPHFESIYAYCRVSDDLGDEVSDPQTATRLLDAWGGMLDECYEAPERSRHPVFVALRETIVAHDVPRELFARLLQAFRQDQVKTHFESLGELMDYSRDSANPVGRLVLWVCGYREESLGLLSDKVCTALQLANFWQDVVEDDERGRRYLPGDAMLQYGVTDAQIHERVFTAEFWRLMQSLVEQTRMMLHDGGRISGLVDKELGATLELFRKGGDAILDAIEAQGFDVLRQRPEVSKGKKARLLAGALVGKMRGMFS; encoded by the coding sequence ATGAGCGTGGCTACCTTTAATGAGCATGCGCTGGGATGGGACTCGCTAGGGGATGGACCGGCGGAGTATCGGACGCCTGCGGAGCGGCCTTCGCTGGAGCAGGCGAAGGTGTGGTGCCGGGAGCTGGCTACATCGCATTATGAGAACTTCCATGTGGCTACGTTCTTCCTGCCAAAACAGGTGAAGCCACATTTTGAAAGCATTTATGCCTACTGCCGTGTTTCGGATGATCTCGGTGACGAGGTAAGCGATCCGCAGACGGCGACGCGGTTGCTGGATGCGTGGGGCGGGATGCTGGACGAATGCTATGAAGCTCCGGAGCGGTCGCGGCATCCGGTGTTTGTCGCACTGCGAGAGACGATCGTGGCTCATGATGTGCCGCGGGAGCTGTTCGCGCGCTTGCTGCAGGCGTTTCGGCAGGACCAGGTGAAGACACACTTTGAGTCGTTGGGCGAGTTGATGGACTACTCGCGCGACTCGGCGAACCCGGTAGGGCGGCTGGTGCTTTGGGTCTGCGGCTATCGCGAGGAATCGCTGGGACTGCTGTCGGATAAGGTGTGCACGGCGCTTCAGTTGGCGAACTTCTGGCAGGATGTTGTCGAGGATGATGAGCGGGGGCGGCGTTATTTACCCGGCGACGCGATGCTGCAGTATGGCGTGACCGACGCCCAGATTCATGAGCGGGTGTTTACGGCGGAGTTCTGGCGGTTGATGCAGAGCCTTGTAGAACAGACGCGCATGATGCTGCATGATGGCGGCAGGATCAGTGGGCTGGTGGATAAGGAGCTTGGGGCAACGCTCGAATTGTTTCGCAAGGGTGGCGATGCGATTCTGGACGCGATCGAGGCACAGGGCTTTGACGTGTTGCGACAGCGGCCTGAGGTTTCGAAGGGCAAGAAGGCACGGTTGCTGGCCGGAGCTTTGGTGGGGAAGATGCGAGGAATGTTCTCGTGA
- a CDS encoding phytoene/squalene synthase family protein — MTLVEAYRVCRGIAKREAKNFYYAFRVLPPHKRDAMCAVYAFMRRADDLADDEAVSVVERRRLMEEWMVAWRASRQPGSTSQDAVFLALADTQQRFGISDALLEELVQGTSMDLAESGAGTGVLVGAGLQGYRTFDEVYQYCYLVASVVGLVCIRIFGYSDARAEELAEKTGIAFQLTNILRDVKEDAERGRLYLPMDLMGKFSVLPEDVIALTAGRGIRANEQGLLRELSTKAWEYYGAAKMLLPLIDADSRAALWVLVEIYSGLLKRVDARNGDVFSQRARVPTMVKLAILGRGIEKSLVNRVMG; from the coding sequence GTGACGCTTGTTGAGGCGTATAGGGTATGCCGTGGGATTGCGAAGCGTGAGGCGAAGAACTTCTACTATGCGTTTCGGGTGCTGCCACCACATAAGCGCGATGCGATGTGCGCGGTGTACGCCTTTATGCGGCGGGCGGACGATCTTGCGGATGATGAAGCTGTGTCCGTGGTTGAGCGCAGACGCCTGATGGAGGAGTGGATGGTGGCGTGGCGGGCTTCGCGGCAGCCGGGCTCGACCTCTCAGGATGCGGTGTTCCTCGCGCTTGCGGATACTCAGCAGCGGTTTGGGATTTCGGACGCGTTGCTCGAGGAGTTGGTGCAGGGGACGAGTATGGACCTTGCCGAGTCGGGTGCGGGGACCGGTGTACTTGTCGGGGCGGGACTGCAGGGATATCGGACGTTCGATGAGGTCTATCAATACTGTTACCTGGTGGCTTCGGTGGTGGGACTGGTGTGCATTCGGATCTTTGGGTACAGCGATGCTCGGGCTGAGGAGTTGGCGGAGAAGACAGGGATTGCGTTCCAGTTGACCAACATCCTGCGTGACGTGAAAGAGGATGCGGAGCGCGGTCGTCTGTACCTGCCGATGGACCTGATGGGGAAGTTCAGCGTGCTGCCTGAGGATGTTATTGCGCTGACTGCAGGGCGGGGGATCCGGGCGAACGAGCAGGGATTGCTGCGCGAGCTATCGACCAAAGCGTGGGAGTATTACGGTGCGGCGAAGATGCTACTGCCGCTGATCGATGCCGATAGCCGAGCGGCGCTTTGGGTGCTGGTCGAGATCTACAGCGGACTGCTGAAGCGGGTGGATGCGCGCAACGGGGATGTGTTTTCGCAACGGGCGCGGGTACCGACGATGGTGAAGCTGGCGATCCTTGGACGGGGGATTGAGAAGTCGCTGGTGAACCGGGTGATGGGGTGA
- the hpnE gene encoding hydroxysqualene dehydroxylase HpnE, whose protein sequence is MSGSVIVVGGGLAGMAAAVALANDGAQITLVERRPEIGGRVYSYPHPALGETVDSQHVVLGCCTNLLELCGQAGQSGAIRWYDELVFLEPGGRRSVMRPGLLPAPSHQTMSFLRAPMLSLRDKVGIAAGLMEFLRGYPAGDAESFATWVKRTGQTERAVRHFWEPVVVGALNDGFENCSTKYAGKVFHESFLRSPEGGRLGIPAQPLSEFLAPVGDVALRAGVTVKKAGVERLAQSAGGWVVTAGGEELRAENVVLAVSFKEAERLMQGLPGTAIDFTHFVHAPITTIHLWYDRDVTGLDHAVLLDTRIQWVFVKSRIRGWAASRGSYLELVISASEPELAMGREEILASALREFQLFFPEAKSAKLLKSGVLKEARATFSVTPGLDRFRPAQRTQWPGLFLAGDWTATEWPSTMEGAVRSGRLAAGEIVGERGRFMAAELPATGLMRWLSRC, encoded by the coding sequence GTGAGCGGTTCGGTGATTGTGGTGGGCGGCGGGCTTGCTGGGATGGCTGCTGCTGTTGCACTGGCGAATGATGGGGCACAGATAACGCTGGTGGAGCGTCGTCCGGAGATTGGTGGGCGGGTGTATTCGTACCCTCATCCGGCGCTTGGGGAGACAGTCGACTCGCAGCATGTGGTGCTGGGATGCTGTACGAATCTGCTGGAGCTGTGTGGGCAGGCGGGACAGAGCGGGGCGATCCGTTGGTATGACGAATTGGTTTTTCTGGAGCCGGGTGGACGGCGGAGTGTGATGAGGCCGGGGTTGCTGCCCGCCCCGTCGCACCAGACGATGAGCTTTCTGCGTGCGCCGATGCTGTCGCTGCGGGACAAGGTGGGGATCGCGGCGGGGCTGATGGAGTTTCTGCGCGGGTATCCGGCGGGTGACGCGGAGAGCTTTGCGACCTGGGTGAAACGGACGGGGCAGACGGAGCGCGCGGTACGGCACTTCTGGGAGCCGGTGGTGGTCGGGGCGCTGAACGATGGTTTTGAGAACTGTTCTACAAAGTATGCGGGTAAGGTGTTTCATGAGTCGTTTCTGCGGTCGCCGGAGGGTGGGCGGCTGGGGATTCCGGCTCAGCCGCTGAGTGAGTTTCTGGCTCCTGTGGGGGACGTTGCGCTGCGGGCTGGAGTTACGGTGAAGAAGGCTGGCGTGGAGCGACTTGCGCAGTCTGCGGGTGGCTGGGTGGTGACTGCGGGCGGGGAGGAACTTCGTGCGGAAAATGTTGTGCTGGCGGTGAGCTTCAAGGAGGCGGAGCGGCTGATGCAGGGGTTGCCAGGTACGGCGATCGACTTCACTCACTTTGTGCATGCGCCGATCACGACAATTCATCTCTGGTATGACCGTGATGTGACAGGGCTGGACCATGCGGTGCTGCTGGACACGAGGATTCAGTGGGTGTTTGTGAAGTCGCGGATTCGTGGCTGGGCGGCGAGCCGAGGGAGCTATCTTGAGTTGGTCATCAGTGCTTCGGAGCCGGAGTTGGCGATGGGGCGTGAGGAGATTCTTGCGTCGGCTCTACGGGAGTTTCAGCTTTTCTTTCCAGAAGCGAAGAGTGCGAAGCTTCTGAAGAGCGGGGTGTTGAAGGAGGCGCGGGCTACGTTCTCGGTGACGCCGGGGCTGGATCGGTTTCGACCGGCGCAGCGGACGCAGTGGCCGGGGCTCTTTCTGGCAGGGGATTGGACGGCTACGGAGTGGCCCTCGACGATGGAAGGTGCGGTGCGTAGCGGGCGGCTGGCTGCGGGGGAGATTGTCGGGGAGCGCGGGCGGTTTATGGCGGCAGAGCTTCCAGCTACGGGGCTGATGCGGTGGCTTAGCCGGTGCTGA
- a CDS encoding EamA family transporter: MTPIPAPASTFETWALILTVAVTAIAGDVLTAGAMRRIGDLDLIRAKSGLGGAIKAVVGSPMFLLGVVCMALSFFSLLFTLSKVDVSLAAPASASLTFIGNAAAAKLFLHENVDRRRWFAAIFVCIGVVLLSR; this comes from the coding sequence GTGACCCCGATTCCCGCACCTGCCTCCACCTTCGAAACCTGGGCCCTCATCCTCACCGTAGCCGTCACCGCCATAGCCGGCGACGTCCTCACCGCCGGAGCCATGCGCCGCATCGGCGACCTCGACCTCATCCGCGCCAAATCCGGCCTCGGCGGCGCCATCAAAGCTGTCGTCGGCAGTCCGATGTTTCTCCTCGGCGTCGTCTGCATGGCGCTCAGCTTCTTCTCGCTGCTCTTCACTCTCAGCAAAGTGGACGTCTCGTTAGCCGCACCCGCCAGCGCCTCGCTCACCTTCATCGGGAACGCCGCCGCCGCCAAGCTCTTCCTGCATGAGAATGTAGACCGCCGCCGCTGGTTCGCCGCCATCTTCGTCTGCATCGGCGTCGTCCTGCTCTCGCGGTAA
- a CDS encoding DMT family transporter gives MKHTLTPQRYLILLCVMLTASIGDTMLAHGMTQVGAVSFQNLGLLFTALRNPWVVAGILCLLGFFASYLTALSWADLTFVLPSTAFGYVVVALLARFWQHEHISPYRWLGIILIVCGVGFVANGPSLTEHPAPSESPAK, from the coding sequence ATGAAGCACACCCTCACCCCCCAGCGCTACCTCATCCTCCTTTGCGTCATGCTCACCGCCTCCATCGGCGACACCATGCTCGCCCACGGCATGACCCAGGTCGGAGCCGTCTCCTTCCAGAACCTTGGACTTCTCTTCACCGCCCTGCGCAACCCCTGGGTCGTCGCCGGAATCCTCTGTCTCCTCGGCTTCTTCGCCAGCTATCTCACCGCGCTCAGTTGGGCGGACCTCACCTTCGTCCTCCCCAGCACCGCCTTCGGCTACGTAGTCGTCGCACTTCTCGCCCGCTTCTGGCAGCATGAGCACATCTCCCCCTACCGCTGGCTTGGCATCATCCTCATCGTCTGCGGAGTAGGCTTCGTCGCCAACGGTCCCTCGCTCACCGAGCACCCCGCACCCTCCGAAAGCCCCGCAAAGTGA
- a CDS encoding DUF3574 domain-containing protein — protein sequence MPQFRSLPHLVAFLAIASALPSEMMAFQAIPTLHGDPVHPPATQNWVDTRLYFGLGPADAPNKGVTEAAWRAFLDQEVTPRFPAGLSVLDVYGQWQSKRGQTASQPERIRSKMLIIDYPATPENAAKVEAIRAAWKQRTGDQSVLRVTKPADISF from the coding sequence ATGCCGCAATTCAGAAGCCTTCCGCACCTGGTTGCATTTCTCGCCATCGCATCCGCTCTGCCGTCAGAGATGATGGCCTTCCAGGCAATCCCCACCCTGCACGGCGACCCAGTTCACCCGCCCGCAACGCAGAACTGGGTCGACACCCGCCTCTACTTCGGCCTCGGCCCCGCCGACGCACCCAACAAGGGAGTCACCGAAGCAGCCTGGCGTGCCTTCCTCGATCAGGAGGTCACCCCGCGCTTCCCCGCCGGCCTCAGCGTCCTCGATGTCTACGGGCAGTGGCAGTCCAAACGCGGACAGACCGCCAGCCAACCCGAGCGCATCCGCTCCAAGATGCTCATCATCGACTACCCCGCCACCCCCGAAAACGCAGCCAAGGTCGAAGCCATCCGCGCCGCATGGAAGCAGCGCACCGGCGACCAATCCGTCCTCCGCGTCACCAAGCCAGCCGACATCTCGTTCTAA
- the hpnJ gene encoding hopanoid biosynthesis associated radical SAM protein HpnJ, which yields MTPLKTLFLNPPSFEKFDGGASSRWPATREIESYWYPVWLTYPAGMLEGSRLLDAPPHHIKWAEVVTILKDYEFLVLFTSTMGWDGDQKMAETIKQAYPSIKIAFVGPPVTTSPDKALNECPAIDFICRREFDFTVVEFAQGKPLNEILGVSYKDASGTIQHNPDRPQVTPEQLDEMPWATDIYHRDLDVTKYNVPFLLHPYVALYSTRGCPAQCTFCLWPQTLSGHAWRKRSTDDVAAEMKSAKAKFPQVKEFFFDDDTFNINGPRTVELCEKLKPLGLTWSCTSRVTTTYETLKAMKEAGCRLLIVGYESGDAQILKNIKKGATVQRALDFQRDCHKLGLVVHGDFILGLPGETRESIRNTIEFAKQLDCETIQVSIAHAFPGTEFFDYAKEKGFITNEAMSDDNGHQMAHIEYPGLPVEYVMEMVHKFYDEYYFRPKAAFRVVWQAIVNRDVPRLYSEAKDFMKLRSQRNKASRAAKEANATKAQESVSMNA from the coding sequence ATGACGCCTCTAAAAACACTGTTCCTGAACCCGCCCTCCTTTGAGAAATTCGACGGTGGCGCCAGCTCCCGCTGGCCTGCTACCCGTGAGATCGAGTCGTACTGGTATCCCGTGTGGCTCACCTATCCGGCCGGCATGTTGGAAGGCTCACGCCTCCTCGATGCTCCGCCGCACCACATCAAGTGGGCTGAGGTCGTCACGATCCTCAAGGACTATGAGTTCCTCGTCCTCTTCACCAGCACCATGGGATGGGATGGCGACCAGAAGATGGCCGAGACCATCAAGCAAGCCTATCCGTCCATCAAGATCGCCTTCGTCGGCCCACCCGTGACCACGTCCCCGGACAAGGCCCTCAACGAGTGCCCCGCGATCGACTTCATCTGCCGCCGCGAGTTCGACTTCACCGTCGTTGAATTTGCCCAGGGCAAGCCGCTCAATGAAATCCTTGGCGTCAGCTACAAAGATGCCTCCGGCACAATTCAGCACAATCCGGATCGTCCCCAGGTAACCCCCGAGCAGCTTGACGAGATGCCATGGGCGACCGACATCTATCACCGCGACCTCGACGTCACCAAGTACAACGTTCCGTTCCTCCTGCACCCATATGTCGCGCTCTACTCCACGCGCGGCTGCCCGGCGCAGTGCACCTTCTGCCTCTGGCCCCAGACGCTCTCCGGCCATGCATGGCGCAAGCGCTCCACCGACGATGTAGCCGCAGAGATGAAGTCCGCCAAAGCCAAGTTCCCCCAGGTCAAAGAGTTCTTCTTCGACGACGACACCTTCAACATCAATGGACCGCGCACCGTCGAACTTTGCGAAAAGCTCAAGCCGCTCGGCCTCACCTGGTCCTGCACCTCGCGCGTCACCACGACCTACGAGACGTTGAAGGCCATGAAGGAAGCCGGTTGCCGCCTCCTCATCGTCGGCTACGAGTCCGGCGACGCCCAGATCCTCAAGAACATCAAGAAGGGTGCTACCGTCCAGCGCGCACTCGACTTCCAGCGCGACTGCCACAAGCTCGGCTTGGTCGTTCACGGTGACTTCATCCTCGGCCTTCCCGGCGAGACGAGAGAGTCCATCCGCAACACGATCGAGTTCGCCAAGCAGCTCGACTGCGAGACCATCCAGGTCTCGATCGCCCACGCCTTCCCCGGCACCGAGTTCTTCGACTACGCCAAGGAAAAGGGCTTCATCACCAACGAGGCCATGTCCGACGATAACGGCCACCAGATGGCCCACATCGAGTACCCCGGCCTGCCCGTCGAATATGTCATGGAGATGGTGCACAAGTTCTACGACGAGTATTACTTCCGCCCCAAGGCAGCCTTCCGCGTCGTATGGCAGGCCATCGTGAACCGCGACGTCCCTCGTCTCTACTCCGAGGCAAAGGACTTCATGAAGCTCCGCTCACAGCGCAACAAGGCATCACGCGCCGCCAAGGAAGCCAACGCCACCAAGGCTCAGGAATCCGTAAGCATGAACGCCTGA
- a CDS encoding TolC family protein has translation MARLLRFAFTITSLAFLAVTAHAQISFTTAIDLALRNNPRVLMAQADVDKARALLSEARDVYIPAVVGGSGLGYSYGFPVGQPSIYNFNAQSLVFNFSQHDYIRAARSGLEAANLALMDARQAVAEEAAIAYLALDRDQQREIALNDEKHYASRLVSIVQDRLDAGQDTGIDLTTARLTNAQIRLTTLRDEDETEYDRAKLARLIGLPEPGLTTLTSSLPTSGTWLTPVVSTGLPTAPGILAAYANAKSKQEQAYGDARYERRPQISFGAQYNRFAAYNNYAEYYNHFQQNNAEIGIQISLPIVDYVHRAKARESAADAVHALRDADQQRDQFLDGRLKLKHASAELAARSEVADLDQQLAQQQLDAMLLQLQGNGNSGGRQMSPKDEQNARIAEREKYLSYLDTNLQLRQTQINLLRQTGQLEPWLKSLSAHPQTP, from the coding sequence ATGGCACGTCTGCTTCGCTTCGCATTTACGATAACTTCGCTGGCTTTTCTCGCCGTGACCGCCCACGCCCAGATCTCCTTCACCACCGCCATCGATCTCGCTCTTCGCAATAATCCGCGAGTCCTCATGGCTCAGGCCGATGTAGACAAGGCGCGAGCCCTGCTCTCTGAAGCACGGGACGTCTACATCCCTGCCGTCGTAGGCGGTTCTGGCCTCGGATACTCCTATGGCTTCCCAGTTGGACAGCCATCCATCTACAACTTTAACGCTCAGTCTCTGGTCTTTAACTTCTCCCAGCATGACTACATCCGCGCCGCCCGCTCAGGCCTTGAAGCCGCAAACCTCGCCCTCATGGACGCCCGCCAGGCCGTCGCTGAAGAGGCCGCTATAGCTTATCTGGCCCTCGACCGCGACCAGCAGCGCGAAATCGCTCTCAATGACGAGAAGCATTACGCCTCCCGCCTCGTCTCCATCGTGCAGGATCGTCTCGACGCCGGTCAGGACACGGGCATCGATCTCACCACCGCCCGCCTGACGAACGCACAGATCCGCTTGACCACTCTCCGCGACGAAGATGAAACCGAGTACGACCGCGCCAAGCTCGCCCGGCTCATCGGCCTTCCGGAGCCCGGCCTCACCACCCTCACCAGCAGTCTTCCCACATCCGGCACATGGCTCACCCCTGTCGTTTCAACTGGATTGCCGACAGCTCCCGGCATCCTGGCCGCCTATGCCAATGCCAAGTCAAAGCAGGAGCAGGCCTATGGCGATGCTCGTTATGAGCGCCGTCCCCAGATCTCCTTCGGCGCACAATACAACCGCTTCGCCGCCTACAACAACTACGCCGAATACTATAACCACTTCCAACAGAACAACGCCGAAATAGGCATACAGATCAGCCTGCCCATCGTCGACTACGTCCACCGCGCCAAGGCTCGGGAATCCGCAGCCGACGCCGTCCACGCCCTCCGTGACGCCGACCAGCAGCGTGATCAGTTCCTCGACGGTCGGCTCAAGCTCAAGCACGCCTCCGCCGAACTCGCCGCCCGCTCCGAGGTAGCTGATCTCGACCAGCAGTTAGCCCAGCAGCAGCTCGATGCCATGCTCCTCCAGCTTCAGGGCAACGGCAACTCAGGCGGTCGGCAGATGTCTCCTAAAGACGAGCAAAACGCCCGTATCGCCGAGCGCGAGAAATATCTAAGCTATCTCGACACCAACCTCCAGCTTCGTCAGACCCAGATCAATCTCCTCCGGCAGACCGGCCAGCTCGAGCCATGGCTGAAGTCCTTATCCGCCCACCCTCAAACCCCCTGA
- a CDS encoding tetratricopeptide repeat protein produces MSTLNKAEAASLRVVLCLLLLFGTLRPARADIASADRALQQGRAAEAVNLLQPLIAAQPSDPAAHQLLCRVYYAEELADPAIHECEQAVAHVPASSNNQMWLGRAYGLKAEHAGPFTGLSLAKKVRVAFESSAQLDPSNIPASTALGEFYIAAPSLIGGGLDKAERIASQLQRYSPAAAHRLRAMIAEKRKDFSTAESEFRSAIAEGHRPDAMVDLGAFYQRQNQPDKAVITIQSALNADRAHDAALMDMASILTDAQRSPDLAEKVLRLYLASSAKSEDAPAFKVHVQLGHLLSQHGDQTGAHAEYEAALQLAPAYNPARKALQRP; encoded by the coding sequence ATGAGCACGCTCAACAAAGCCGAAGCAGCCTCGCTGCGGGTCGTGCTTTGCCTGCTCCTCCTCTTTGGGACTCTTCGTCCCGCACGCGCAGACATAGCGTCTGCGGATCGGGCGCTCCAGCAGGGTCGCGCTGCCGAAGCCGTCAACCTCCTTCAGCCCCTGATCGCCGCCCAGCCCTCCGACCCCGCCGCTCACCAGCTTCTCTGCCGCGTCTACTACGCCGAAGAGTTGGCCGATCCGGCAATTCATGAGTGTGAGCAGGCCGTCGCCCACGTACCTGCTTCCAGCAACAACCAGATGTGGCTCGGTCGAGCCTATGGCCTGAAGGCCGAACACGCAGGACCCTTCACCGGCCTGAGTCTGGCGAAGAAAGTTCGCGTAGCCTTCGAGAGTTCCGCCCAACTTGACCCATCCAACATCCCGGCAAGCACCGCCCTCGGTGAGTTCTACATCGCCGCGCCCTCCCTTATCGGTGGTGGACTCGATAAGGCTGAGCGCATCGCGTCACAGCTTCAGCGCTACTCTCCAGCCGCCGCCCATCGTCTTCGAGCGATGATCGCAGAGAAGCGGAAAGACTTTTCAACCGCCGAATCCGAGTTTCGCAGTGCCATCGCCGAAGGTCACCGCCCCGACGCCATGGTGGACCTTGGAGCCTTCTACCAGCGTCAGAATCAACCCGACAAAGCGGTCATTACCATTCAGTCCGCCCTCAATGCCGACCGGGCCCACGATGCCGCGCTGATGGACATGGCCAGCATCTTGACGGACGCACAGCGCTCCCCCGACCTTGCCGAGAAGGTGCTTCGTCTCTACCTCGCCTCCTCCGCCAAGTCCGAAGACGCCCCTGCCTTCAAGGTCCACGTCCAGCTCGGCCATCTGCTTTCCCAGCACGGGGACCAGACCGGCGCCCACGCTGAGTACGAAGCAGCCCTCCAACTCGCCCCCGCGTATAACCCCGCACGCAAAGCACTGCAGAGGCCCTGA
- a CDS encoding efflux RND transporter periplasmic adaptor subunit: MPTTTEKRLNPAVIWGSLLVVAVLAIFFIRSLTREVVAVRVAPVTHENLLSIVSTNGKVEPIEEFQAHAPAAGVVERIYVEVGQKVKPGDLLVKMDDADALSRMATATSSLRSAEATSADLSHGGTQEERLSMAGDLSRAQLQQQQASKDLAALQALQQKGAASTGEVQSAKERLDSANTTLLGVQQRSTQRYSSTDQARVQAQLADSRASLASARSSYASANQRSPIAGTVYSIPVSEYDFVPAGDDLLDVADLNRIQIRAYFDEPEIGKLAQGQSVKIVWDAKPLQTWHGHISRAPTTVITYNTRNVGECIITVDDAKGDLLPNTNVTVAVTYSQRFNVLSVPREALHTEGVSNYVFRVINHKLVWTPVQVGAVNLNRVEITGGLVEKDTVALNATSNRDLTNGLQVKSVE, translated from the coding sequence ATGCCCACCACGACCGAGAAGCGCCTCAATCCGGCAGTAATCTGGGGCAGCCTGCTAGTTGTCGCCGTACTTGCCATCTTCTTCATCCGCTCGCTCACGCGCGAGGTTGTCGCCGTACGTGTAGCCCCCGTGACTCACGAAAATCTGCTCAGTATTGTCTCCACCAATGGAAAGGTAGAGCCCATTGAGGAGTTTCAGGCACATGCCCCCGCTGCTGGTGTCGTCGAGCGAATTTACGTCGAAGTAGGCCAGAAGGTGAAACCAGGCGATCTATTAGTCAAGATGGATGATGCCGATGCGCTCTCCCGCATGGCGACCGCCACTTCATCTCTTCGTTCCGCCGAGGCGACCTCCGCCGACCTGTCGCATGGAGGCACCCAGGAAGAACGCCTTTCCATGGCTGGCGATCTGAGCCGCGCTCAGTTGCAGCAACAACAGGCCAGCAAAGATCTCGCCGCCCTGCAAGCTTTGCAGCAGAAGGGCGCTGCGTCTACCGGCGAAGTACAATCCGCGAAGGAGCGACTCGATTCAGCCAACACTACCCTGCTGGGAGTCCAGCAGCGATCGACCCAACGCTACAGTTCAACCGATCAGGCACGTGTCCAGGCACAACTCGCCGATTCCAGGGCCTCTCTTGCATCCGCTCGCAGCAGCTATGCCAGCGCCAATCAGCGCTCTCCGATCGCAGGTACGGTCTATTCAATTCCTGTCTCCGAGTACGACTTCGTGCCCGCTGGTGACGATCTTCTCGACGTAGCCGACCTCAATCGCATCCAGATTCGCGCTTACTTCGATGAGCCGGAGATTGGCAAGCTCGCACAGGGTCAGTCGGTCAAGATCGTCTGGGACGCCAAGCCGCTCCAGACTTGGCACGGACACATCAGTCGTGCTCCGACCACAGTCATCACCTATAACACTCGGAACGTCGGCGAGTGCATCATCACCGTCGATGATGCCAAGGGCGATCTCCTACCGAACACCAACGTGACCGTGGCTGTCACCTACTCGCAGCGCTTCAACGTTCTCAGCGTTCCGCGGGAGGCCCTGCACACCGAGGGCGTTAGCAACTATGTCTTCCGCGTCATCAATCACAAACTCGTCTGGACCCCCGTCCAGGTGGGCGCAGTCAATCTGAACCGCGTCGAGATTACAGGCGGTCTTGTTGAGAAGGACACCGTCGCTCTAAATGCCACCAGCAATCGTGACCTGACCAACGGCTTGCAGGTCAAATCAGTCGAATGA